The following are from one region of the Gambusia affinis linkage group LG02, SWU_Gaff_1.0, whole genome shotgun sequence genome:
- the rnf128a gene encoding E3 ubiquitin-protein ligase RNF128a, translated as MGEKTQPLLLILLCMSGLVPRSAAFVFWTASLETSYHYSSNDTVVKFCECGVYGRNSEVKKFSGYVAVPKGDPTGCSSDSSYGRNSSQEWIALVKRGNCTFSEKINAAMYQGAAGVVVYNVDGSGNGTSYMSHPDTGDAIAIMIGNIQGTEIANSVKNGTVVYMFIDVGNPHGPWMDTYWLYFLSIAFFIVTAASITYFVFISANRLYSMSRHRRTEKRLKSEAKKAIRRLEVITLKRGDELTMSDAMCAVCIESYKAGEVVTVLTCDHVFHKACIEPWLLERRTCPMCKCDILKALGVEEEVKVDMSMSSPPEVTVVTVTGGDALYEVPLNEPTSHEPEQQQHRYDNRAFEDDSEAARG; from the coding sequence ATGGGTGAGAAGACACAACCGTTGTTGCTAATTTTGCTGTGTATGTCGGGGCTTGTTCCTCGTTCTGCAGCTTTCGTGTTTTGGACTGCCTCGTTGGAAACAAGCTATCATTACAGCAGCAATGACACCGTGGTAAAGTTCTGTGAGTGTGGGGTGTATGGCCGTAACTCTGAAGTGAAGAAATTCTCAGGCTATGTGGCTGTTCCCAAAGGAGATCCCACAGGCTGTAGCTCAGACTCTTCCTACGGCCGGAACTCCAGCCAGGAATGGATCGCGCTGGTGAAAAGAGGGAACTGTACTTTCAGCGAAAAGATCAACGCTGCCATGTACCAGGGAGCAGCCGGGGTGGTGGTGTACAATGTGGACGGCAGTGGAAATGGCACCTCTTACATGTCTCACCCAGACACAGGTGATGCTATCGCTATCATGATTGGCAACATTCAGGGCACAGAGATCGCCAACTCGGTGAAAAATGGAACTGTTGTGTACATGTTCATTGATGTGGGCAATCCTCACGGGCCTTGGATGGACACATACTGGCTCTACTTTCTGTCTATCGCCTTCTTCATCGTGACAGCCGCCTCAATCACCTACTTTGTGTTCATCTCCGCAAACCGTCTGTACAGCATGAGCAGGCACAGGCGCACTGAGAAGAGGCTGAAATCTGAGGCCAAGAAGGCCATCAGGCGCCTTGAGGTGATCACACTGAAACGAGGGGATGAGCTCACGATGTCTGATGCGATGTGTGCCGTTTGCATTGAATCCTACAAAGCGGGTGAGGTGGTGACAGTGCTGACCTGCGACCACGTCTTCCACAAAGCCTGCATTGAACCCTGGCTGCTGGAGAGGAGGACCTGCCCCATGTGCAAGTGCGACATCCTGAAGGCTCTGGGAGTAGAGGAAGAAGTCAAAGTCGACATGTCTATGAGTTCTCCACCAGAGGTCACTGTGGTCACAGTGACAGGAGGAGACGCTCTGTATGAAGTCCCACTGAACGAGCCCACGAGCCATGAACCAGAGCAACAGCAACATCGCTATGACAACAGGGCCTTTGAGGACGACTCTGAGGCTGCTAGAGGATGA
- the slc24a5 gene encoding sodium/potassium/calcium exchanger 5, with protein sequence MDKAPAVQKKRRKDFIPYFLGFVLFLYACIHLVSFTAKTAEENQSVRVRRALENETECIAPQASEFPEGFFTVQERKDGGLVIYFMLIFYMLLAVSIVCDDYFLPSLEVISERLGLSQDVAGATFMAAGSSAPELVTAFLGVFVTKGDIGISTIVGSAVYNLLGICAACGLLASMAGRLTCWPLFRDCLAYGISVAAVIGIISDNKVFWYEAACLLLVYGVYIVVLCFDLRISEFVLRKLSPCCTCLGSGSAEKRETQPLMGWNDDTSLRVRGRSRTDSGIFHDDSGYSHLSLSLHGLNEITEEHRSVFAVPQSDLKRILWVLSLPVIVLLFITIPDCRRRFWKQWFMITFFMSAVWISAFTYMLVWLVTVVGETLDIPDTVMGLTLLAAGTSIPDTVASVMVAREGKADMAMSNIVGSNVFDMLCLGLPWFIKTAFVDTNTPVEVNSTGLIFISSTLLLSIVFLFVAVHINGWRLDWKLGIVSLICYILFATLSVLYELGIIGNNPIRLCSD encoded by the exons ATGGATAAAGCTCCAGctgtgcagaaaaaaaggagaaaggatTTTATACCTTACTTTTTGGgctttgtgctttttttgtatGCATGTATTCATCTTGTATCATTTACAGCAAAAACTGCTGAGGAGAACCAATCTGTCAGGGTGCGCCGGGCTCTTG agAATGAAACAGAATGCATCGCGCCACAAGCCTCTGAGTTTCCTGAAGGCTTCTTCACAGTGCAGGAGAGGAAAGATGGGGGCCTGGTCATATATTTCATGCTCATATTCTACATGCTTTTGGCTGTTTCCATAGTCTGTGACGATTACTTTCTGCCATCTCTAGAAGTAATAAGTGAAC GTCTGGGACTTTCTCAGGATGTGGCAGGAGCTACATTCATGGCAGCAGGGAGTTCTGCACCCGAATTGGTCACGGCTTTTCTTG GGGTGTTTGTAACCAAGGGGGACATTGGAATCAGCACCATTGTAGGATCCGCCGTGTACAACCTGCTCGGAATCTGTGCAGCCTGTGGACTTTTGGCCTCTATG GCAGGGCGTCTCACCTGCTGGCCCCTGTTCAGAGACTGCCTGGCATATGGAATCAGTGTTGCTGCTGTTATTGGGATCATTTCTGATAACAAAGTGTTCTg GTACGAGGCAGCCTGTCTACTGCTGGTCTATGGGGTCTACATTGTGGTTCTGTGCTTTGACCTCCGCATCAGCGAGTTTGTCCTGAGGAAGCTGAGCCCATGCTGCACCTGTCTAGGTTCAGGTTCTGCTGAGAAGCGTGAGACGCAGCCCCTAATGGGCTGGAACGATGATACCAGCCTGCGAGTCCGTGGACGCTCCAGAACAGACAGCGGTATCTTTCATGACGACTCAGGGTATTCTCACCTGTCGCTCAGCCTACATGGTCTCAATGAGATTACTGAAG AGCACAGAAGTGTCTTTGCTGTACCGCAGAGCGACCTGAAAAGGATCTTGTGGGTTCTGTCTCTGCCAGTCATCGTTCTGCTCTTCATCACCATTCCCGACTGCAGGAGACGCTTCTGGAAACAATGGTTCATGATAACTTTTTTCATGTCAGCAGTCTGGATCTCAGCTTTCACATACATGCTGGTCTGGTTGGTCACAGTCGTAG GTGAAACCCTTGACATACCAGACACAGTGATGGGACTCACTTTACTCGCTGCTGGAACCAGTATACCAGACACAGTTGCCAGTGTGATGGTGGCTAGAGAAG ggaAGGCCGACATGGCCATGTCCAACATTGTGGGCTCCAATGTTTTTGACATGCTGTGCCTGGGCCTGCCTTGGTTTATCAAGACTGCCTTTGTGGACACCAACACCCCAGTAGAGGTCAACAGCACTGGCCTGATCTTCATTTCATCCACACTACTTCTCTCCATCGTCTTCCTTTTTGTAGCAGTGCACATCAATGGATGGAGGCTGGACTGGAAGTTGGGAATTGTCAGTCTTATTTGCTACATCCTCTTCGCCACTCTGTCCGTTTTATACGAGTTGGGGATTATTGGGAATAATCCCATACGGTTGTGCAGTGACTGA
- the myef2 gene encoding myelin expression factor 2 — MADVATTEEEPKQEETTASVLSETDETSQETPNGVKTDSEESKQSKEKHDGKEKSSTSKRGNRYHPYKEKHGGEKKSAHRNRVFISNIPYDMKWQAIKDLMRDKVGEVTYVELFKDAEGKSRGCGVVEFKDEEYVKKAVSTMNKHDLSGRPLNIKEDYDGEHARRALQRMGGGQHGGRGQDMVPGGMNIPPSIANNPNIPPEVIHALQAGRLGNTVFVANLDFKVGWKKLKEVFSMAGVVKRADVKEDKDGKSRGMGTVTFDQPLEAVQAISMFNGQMLFERQMHVKIDEKSLPPDDFLPVEKSPQLPRGLGGIGMGLGPGGQPINANRLSGGGGMGSMGPGGMDSGYGGMSRLGGMSGGGSYGSMDSMGSMGGFGGRDIAPVGRMGGMGGLDRDFDIPISRGFGESFGGMGGSFGGGMGHIGSGLAGGMGSMSMDRMGPSFDRVGMSGMDMSRGFGGYGGGGHMGGGMSDRGSGSKGGCQIFVRNLSYDLTWQKLKDKFSHCGQVLFAEIKMENGRSKGCGTVKFDSAETAEKACRMMNGTKINGREVDVRIDRNA, encoded by the exons ATGGCAGACGTTGCAACTACTGAAGAGGAGCCAAAGCAAGAAGAAACTACCGCATCGGTCCTCTCCGAGACGGATGAGACATCCCAGGAAACACCCAACGGCGTGAAAAC GGACAGCGAAGAAAGCAAGCAAAGCAAGGAAAAGCATGATGGGAAAGAGAAATCGTCCACCAGCAAAAGAGGAAATCGCTATCATCCCTACAAGGAGAAACATGGAGGGGAGAAGAAGAGTGCTCATAGGAATCGAGTGTTCATCAGCAATATACCTTATGACATGAAGTGGCAGGCGATTAAAGATCTCATGCGTGATAAAG TTGGTGAGGTTACATACGTGGAGCTCTTTAAGGATGCTGAAGGAAAGTCAAGG GGTTGTGG TGTGGTAGAGTTCAAAGATGAAGAATATGTTAAAAAAGCTGTGTCAACTATGAATAAGCATGACTTAAGTGGAAGACCTCTCAACATCAAAGAG GACTATGATGGTGAACACGCCCGGCGTGCTCTGCAGCGCATGGGAGGAGGTCAGCATGGGGGTCGTGGGCAGGACATGGTGCCTGGTGGGATGAACATTCCTCCTTCGATTGCCAACAACCCCAACATCCCGCCTGAGGTCATCCACGCGCTGCAGGCTGGCAGACTGGGAAACACCGTGTTTGTGGCTAAT CTGGACTTCAAAGTGGGCTGGAAGAAGTTGAAGGAGGTGTTCAGCATGGCAGGTGTGGTGAAGCGAGCTGATGTGAAGGAGGACAAAGACGGGAAGAGTCGTGGAATGGGAACGGTTACTTTTGATCAGCCTCTGGAAGCTGTGCAGGCCATAT ccatgTTCAACGGCCAGATGCTTTTTGAAAGGCAGATGCACGTTAAAATT GATGAAAAGTCTCTTCCCCCTGATGATTTCCTTCCAGTCGAAAAATCACCACAGTTGCCAC GGGGCCTGGGTGGCATTGGCATGGGTCTGGGGCCGGGAGGGCAGCCCATAAATGCAAACCGCCTCAGTGGTGGAGGAGGAATGGGCTCCATGGGACCTGGAG GTATGGATTCAGGTTACGGAGGAATGAGCAGGCTTGGag GAATGAGTGGGGGTGGAAGCTACGGCAGCATGGACAGCATGGGCAGCATGGGGGGCTTTGGAGGCAGGGACATTGCCCCAGTTGGCAGAATGGGAG GAATGGGCGGATTGGATCGGGACTTCGACATCCCCATAAGCCGAGGATTTGGGGAATCTTTTGGAGGAATGG GTGGTAGTTTTGGAGGAGGCATGGGACACATAGGAAGTGGCTTAG CTGGTGGAATGGGCAGCATGTCCATGGACAGAATGGGCCCCAGCTTCGACCGTGTAGGCATGTCGGGAATGGACATGAGCCGTGGCTTTGGAGGCTACGGAGGTGGCGGACACATGGGTGGAGGCATGTCTGACCGGGGCTCAGGGTCCAAAGGCGGCTGTCAGATATTTGTACGAAAT CTGTCCTATGACCTGACATGGCAAAAGCTGAAAGACAAGTTCAGTCATTGTG GTCAGGTGCTGTTTGCAGaaatcaaaatggaaaatggGAGGTCAAAGGGTTGCGGGACGGTGAAATTTGATTCTGCAGAGACCGCCGAGAAAGCCTGCAGGATGATGAATGGAACCAAGATCAACGGCCGGGAGGTGGACGTCCGCATTGATCGCAACGCTTAG
- the ctxn2 gene encoding cortexin-2: MSSVHFNHSLAAMSGNDIMAHSLTLEQKTAFAFVGMLLVFLGLLIIRCFRILLDPYSSMPSSNWADGIEGLEKGTFEYALT, translated from the coding sequence ATGAGCAGCGTCCACTTCAACCACTCCCTTGCTGCCATGAGTGGAAACGACATAATGGCGCACTCTCTGACTCTGGAGCAGAAGACGGCATTTGCCTTCGTGGGGATGCTGCTGGTGTTCTTGGGACTGCTGATAATACGCTGCTTCAGGATCCTGCTGGACCCCTACAGCAGCATGCCCTCCTCCAACTGGGCCGATGGCATCGAGGGGCTGGAGAAAGGGACGTTCGAGTACGCCCTCACCTAA